TGCTATCGCCAGCGTCAGGGCACACGACGGGCCAGCATGTGTTTGTTGATGGCGGATACGTGCATCTGGACCGGGCAGCAACGGCGGAGTAGTCCTTGCCCTTCGCTATGCGGTCGTTGGCCTCTTAGGCATGACGGCGGTGGTGACGAGAGTGAGCGGCCCTATGTGCATGCGGCGCGTAAGTCCACTCCCGCACCGGTCCGGTATCCACGTGAATGAACTGGCTTTTGGGATAGTACCCTACGCCGCCCGCTCCAAGGGAAAGCGCAGCATCCCGCAGATTCGCCGCAGGAACGCCAGGGACCCGGATATCGAGGGCCTTGGCCTCGATATGCTGCGAATGCTCGGCTGCGTTCGTCGTTCCACTAGCACGGAGCGCATCGTTCGTCTCCTGCGTCCGATAGGCGCTCAGGATCTCGATCATGCTGCTGGACCGGTCCAGCTTCGCGAGGATCGTGTGCAGCACGTCAAAGGTGCGCGGATCGTAGTCTTTCACCTCGTCGTTGTGGCTGTCGTGCAGAAAGGAACTAAGCTGGTCCAAAGCCTCGGGGATATACGTGTCGCCGACCCTGTAGACAACGTCGATGATCTCGCCACTCTGGCGGGCCAGCTTGAGCTCGAACTTCTGGCCATCCTCCGATCCATCCGGCACATCGTCATCGTCGTAGGGGATCAGGCCCATTCCAGGCAGGCTCACGTTGAGCAGCAGGTGCTTCATCGCGTGCAGACGTGGGTGCTTGTGACGTGCGGTACTGCGCGCGCTGGCCGCAGGGCAAGCAACTAACAGCACTCCGAGGGCGGCGAACGTGAGAATTTGGGGGGCGGACGTGAGGCGGCGGATCGAGGTGGCGAGATTCAGTGGCAAACGGCAAGGCTCCTGATGTCGGTTTCAGCATCGTCACATCGCACAACCACATCCCAGTCAAGCCGAAGATCCCGGCCCTGCCGTTGGAGGTGATTGGTGTCACGCTACGGGTAACATGACCCATGATACCGAAATCCAGCCGTCAAGGGCGGCGATTCTAAGGATTTATGAGCGTGCGGGCTCTCACACTTCTGGGTCAGGCTCAGGCCACCTACTTCCCCGTTGACACAGTAGGCTGGCGCCGATCCTGAGAAATATCCGCTGGAGAAGCGGATGACGACGCCCGCGGGGATCGCGGCGACGGTGGTGTTTCTGCTATGGCCGATGTCGGGACATACGACCGGGCAGCATGTGTTTGTCGATGGCGGGTATGTGCATCTGGATCGGGCGAGTACGGCGGGGTAGGGTTACCATAGAGCCCGTGGGGCACATATCTGCTTCTCATAAGCAAACTCTTAGTCAGCCTCAAGAGGATTAACATTGGCAATTAGAAGCTGATGGAGAAGCCATATGAATGATGAGACTCCAGGTACTGCAACCGCAGCGATGCAAGAACAATTCGATGCACTACGCACAATGCTGATCGATATGAGGCAAACCCTTGATGGAACCGAAGGTTCATCCGAAAACAGCAAAAGGCTCGAAATATTTAGAGATGGGTTTTTCTGTATAGAGCTTGCTATGACTTTTTATGAAGAAGCAAACCTGGCGCTCGAAGCTGAGGCTTGGTTTGCGGCCTCAGCCCTTGCTTCTTCGGCTTTAGAGTCGGTGCTTCTATATAAGTGCTGCCTGTCGGAAGGAAGTGTCCGAGCTCTCTCGAAATTTCAAGGGTTGCCGCGAAAATACAACTTAGATTTTGGATTGTTCGTTAGGTCGCTAGATTTGGGCAAGTTGCTTGAAATGGCGAACTCTCTTCATTGGTTTCCGGAGGGAGGGATTCCAAAGACTTTCGCCAACTATCTTGCTGAGCATCTGGATGAAGACTCAATGTCAATCTTGCTCGGATTGTTTATCGACAATCCAAATATTGGGTGCCTCTGTGCAGATCACGTCAAGGAGTATCGAAACCTCCTACATCCGGCTGTTTGCCTTAGGGAAGGCAGGCAGCCTTCGAAAGAAGCCGGTATGACCGCTACATTCCTGCTCCTGATTGCTTTCTCTTCCTTAGCTGGACTTTCATGAGATCAGGCGACAAATCTTGCCCTTCGGACACAAAGATGCAACGGTGATTGAGTCGACTATGCCAAAGAGAAAAAAGAACCTGCTATCGCATTGACCCAAGAAGAGGGCAGTGCGAGAGCAGGTTCTTTATTGCCTATCAACTAAAACCTACTTCTCGACGGTAAACGTAAAGACCGTAGTGCTGTGCATGGTCTGGCCGGGCTTTAGTTCCGTGCTGGGGAACTTGGGGTGGTTTGGGGAGTCCGGGAAGTGCTGGGTCTCCAGGCAGAAGCCGGCGTTCTTCACGTAGACGACGCCCGCCTTGCCCTTGAAGAGTCCGGGGATGGATGTGCCGGCGTAGAACTGGACGCCGGGCTCGGTGGTGGTGACGGTGAGGACGCGGCCGGTGGCCGGGTCGAAGACCTTGGCGGCGAGATGAAGTTCGCCCATCTTTCCATTCAGCACCCAGTTGTGGTCGTAGCCGCCGCCGAGCTTCATCTGCGGGTTGGCGTCCGGGTCGGCCTTGCCGATCTCGGTGGGCTTGCGCAGGTCGAAGGGCGTTCCGGCGACGGGGGCGAGTTCGCCGGTGGGGATGAGGCCGGAGTCGACGGGGGTGTAGTGGTCGGCGTCGATGGTGATGTATTCGCCGAGGATGAGACCGCTGCCCTCGCCCGAGAGGTTGAAGTAGGTGTGGTTGGTTAGGTTGAGGACGGTGTCCTTGGTGGTGGTGGCGGAGTAGTCGATGTGGAGGGCGTCGCCGTGGATGGTGTACTTCACATGGGCGGTGAGGGTGCCGGGGTAGCCCATGTCGCCGTCGGGCGAGACGAGGGTGAACTCGACGCCGCCGGGAATCTCTTTGGCGTCCCAGACCTTCTTGTCGAAGCCGACGGTGCCGCCGTGCAAGGTGTTCGCGTTGTTGTTGGTGGGGATGGTGTAGGCCTTGCCGTCAAGCGAGAACTTGCCAAGCGCGATGCGGTTGCCGTAGCGGCCGACGACGGAGCCGACGTAGGTCTTGTTGTCCGCGACGTAGCCTTCGATGTCGTTGTAGCCGAGGGCGACGTCGGCGACCTTGCCAGACTTGTCGGCGGTCTTGATGGAGACGATGCGCGCTCCGTAGGTGATGAGGCCAACTTCAAGGCTGGGGCTCTTCAGGGTGTACTTGTCGACTGCCGTGCCGTCAGGCAGCTTGCCGAAGGAGGCCTTGGTGACTGCGCCGTGCGCCGCGATAGAGGTTGTCATAGTGAGTAGGATAGCGCGTGCCCATTTCATCGTTGGATTTCCCTCAAACGTTTATTGACTGCCAGGATTCGCTTCGGCCGGTCTTCGTTCCCGTCTTCGAGGATGGAGCGAGACCGGCAGGCACAGTCACTATACGTGAAGCATCAAAGGGTAGTGAAGCGCGGGTAGAATGAAGCGGCTGTTGTTGGCATGGGATTTCTAGGAGGTTGGGATGAGCAGTGTTGGGCGTGTGGTCGTGGGTTTGGGTCTGGCAATTGCTTTGGGCGTCGGAACAGGTCATGCAGCGTCACCGCAGGACCATTGGGTGGGGACGTGGGCTACGGCTCCGCTGGGTGAAGCGAATAAGGCCGACGGGCCGGGATCAGCGGACATGACGCTACGCGAGATTGTGCATGTCTCGCGCGGCGGCGACAGGGTTCGGGTGGAGTTTACGAATGAGTTTGGGACTGATCCGCTGACCATTGGCGCAGCCCATGCAGCGCTGAGCGCGGGTGGAAGCGAGATCAAGCTGGCATCAGCGAATGCGCTGACCTTTGGCGGCAAAAGCTCGATCACGATCCCGCCCGGAGCGATGGTGGTGAGCGATCCGGCGGACTTGAAGCTGCCCGCGCTGTCGGACCTGGCAATCAGCGTCTTTATCCCAGCGCAGCCGCTCACGCACGTGACGCAGCACACCTTCGCCGATCAGACGAATTACATGGCTCCAGGCAATGTCGTTGGCGAGAAGACGCTGACTGCGCCGGAGATATTCAAGCAGTGGCGTTTCGTGAAGGGCGTCGACGTGCTGGGAGCCGCGAGCGACGGGGCGATTGTGACGCTGGGCGACTCGATCACCGATGGTGCCTATGCGACGGAGAACGGGAATGCTCGCTGGCCGGATGTGCTCGCACGCAGACTTCAGGCGGACAAGAAGCTGAATGGGCTGGGCGTGTTGAATCAGGGCATCGGCGGCAACCGCGTGCTACGAGACGGCTACGGGCCTTCGGCAGAGGCTCGCTTCGACCGCGACGTGATGGCGCAGGCGGGCGTGAAGTATCTCATCATCATGGAAGGCATCAACGACATCGGCAACGCGACCAGTCCCACGAATCCGCATGATCCGGTGACGACAGAGGAGATGATCGCCGGCCTCAATCAACTCGTTGAGCGGGCACACATCCACGGTATCAAGGTGATTGGCGCGACGCTGACACCGTATGTCGGTGCGAAGTATCAGTCCGATGCGGGAGAGAAAATTCGCCTCGCCGTGAACGACTGGATTCGGTTGAATAAGTCGTTGGACGGATTGATCGACTTCGACATGGTGACGCGCGACCCCGCGAATCCATCGATGTTTCTGCCTGTGATGGACCACGGCGACCACCTGCATCCGGGAGACGCGGGATATAAGGCGATGGGTGAGGCGGTGGATCTGAAGCTGTTTGGCGGGAAGTAGTTCGTTGTTGTGCGTTGTACGTTGTACGTGCAGACAAAACGTACAACGTACAACTGAGAACGTACAACGCTCTTACGCCAGTTCGAGACCAGCGAAGAAGTAGCCGATTTCAAACGCAGCGGTATCTTCTGCGTCGGAGCCGTGGATGGCGTTCTCTTCGATCGATCCGGCGAACTTCTTGCGAATCGTCCCTTCCTCAGCGTTCGCGGGATTCGTTGCGCCCATCAGCTTGCGCAGGTCGGCGATCGCGTTGTCCTTCTCGAGCACCATCGGGAAGATGGGGCCGCTGGACATGAACTGAGTCAAGGACCCGAAGAACGGACGGGCGGAGTGGACGTGGTAGAAGCCCTCGGCCTGCGCGTTCGAGATGCTGATGCGCTTGATGGCAACGATCTTGAAGCCGGCCTTCTCGATCTCGGCGAGGATGGCGGCGGTGTAACCCTTGCGGACGGCGTCCGGCTTGATGATGCTGAAGGTGCGCTGTGACATGGTGCTCCGTTTCAGTGAACTTTTCGCAAGTTCGTTGATTGATTTTCTCTGTCTAGTTTACCTTGCGTCCGCACAGAATGCGGCTTGCAGCACTAAGTGACGATGAATCGCAGGGAGACTAGTACTTCCAGCTCGTAACATCAGCGCCAGCCGGGGCGGTCTTCGCGATGCGATCCATGATCTTCGGCAGGTACATGGTGTTGTAGTGCAGCCGGGAGTACGCATTTGGCAGCGAGGGATCGCCGTTCCAGCAGTGTTCGGCGCGGGGGCCGTAGAGGACTTCGCCCTCATACGGAACGCCAACGCCGGGCGTGCCGGTGGTCTTGAGGAAGTCCTCCATCAGATAGACGGCGTCGTTCAGGAAGTAGGTATCGTCGCTGCCGACGTAGAGATGGATCTTGCCCCGGAGCTTTGGCCCAATCGTCGTCCATTCCCGCTGCAGCTTCGCGTTCAGGTCGAAGTGCTCCTTCCAATAGGCGGCGACCTTGAGGTCGATCTCGCCGGTCTCCTTGTCGAAGATGGGCTGCGGGTAGCCGTCCGCACCGACGGGCGAGTAGACGGCCTGCCAGATGTCGAACTGCTCGCCGGAGCGGCCGTGATCGCCCAAAGCCGCTTCATACGCGATGTTGTCGCGGACGCTGATCAGCGTGTGGCCGAGGTAGTCGCGCATGGCGGGCTGCTCGACCTGCTTGTTCGCACCCTGGATGTAGAACATGTTCTTCTGCGAGTACAGATCGGTCGTCATGTAGGCGTGGAAGTCGACCGGGTCCGGGCAAGCGGCGAAGGCACCGTTATAGAAGTCGGGGTTGAAGAGTTGTACCGCAAGCGACTCCCAGCCGCCGGTCGATCCGCCGTAGACGAAGCGCGCCCAACCCTGGCCGATGCCGCGGAACTGCTTCTCGATCGCTGGAATCAGCTCTTTCTCGATGGCGCTACCGTAAGGGCCAAGATTGGCGGAGTCGACCGCATAGGAGTCGTCGTAGTACGGATTAGCGTGCTGAATCTTGACAACGAGAACACGCGGAAAATTCGGGCCACTCCACAGCTTGTACTCGTTGTACGCCTCCTGCTGCTGGATGCGGTTGTATCCAGCGAGGTGAAAGCGCTGGGAGTAGTCGGGCTTGAGGTCAGGATCGGGCGGCGTGGTGCGGAAGTCCTCGATGCCGTCGACAAAGTGGTCGTGGAAGATCATGAGCGGGAAGTGCGCCTGCGGGTGCTCATCGAAGCCTTCGGGCACAAGCACGATCGCCGAGAGATAGACGGGCGTACCCCAGAACTTCGAGAGCAGGTCAGATTGAATCTTGATGTGGCGAATGTACTTCGTGTCCGGCTCTGGCTTGATCGGCGGAATGACCTGATCGAGCGTCAGCTTGATCGGCGCGCCCTTCGGCCCGATGTGCAGCTTCACCGGCTTGCTGTAGAGATTGCCCGGAGCGATGTTCCAGTGCTGGCCTTCGCCACGGTCCGGCGCGAGCTTGATGGTGTGGCCATCGGCGCGGTGGAAGGTCTGGTAGATGTTCAGCACCGCCTGCACGGTGTAGTCGCCCTCGGGTACGTCAGCGAGCTTGCGCACCGGGTAGCCGGCGGCGTTGGCCTCGAGCTTCATCGGCTGACCGGGCTTCACGCCATCGACCGTCATGCCGAAGACGATCTGCGAACGCGGCGTGTCGTTGATCTGCATGCGGGGCTCCTCGCTGGCATCGTTCGAGAGCAAAAAGAGCAGACGGCCATCGAGCGACTTCGCGGACTGCGCTGCGGGGAATGACACCGTGACCGGCTGAACGCCTTTGGTCTGCGAGGGCGCGGCAATAGTGAAGATGGCAAGGATTCCTGGAACGCATGAGAACAGGAGTGAACGCATGGGGAACAGTATACAAATGGGCCTGGCGTTCCCTGTGGCTGCTATGCTGCGGTCGGACTTCAAGGAGCAAGAACCATGACGACGAAGCGCTGGACACGCCGGCGAGTTCTGACAACTTCCATGGCCGCGGCAGCCATGGCTATGGGAGGCACGGCGACCTCCGCGATAGCTCAGATGCCCGCTCCCGAGGTCCTTGAAGACGAACGCATCTCCATGGTGACGACGACCGAGGCCAGCGCATGGCAGAAGGGCAAGGTCCTCAAGCCGACGTTTCAGTGGGAGCTACTGAACCTGAACATCGACTCCGCGAAGACAGTAGGACGGCCGATGGAGGGCTTTGGCGGCTGCTTCAACGAGCTTGGCTGGACGTCGCTGAGCGCGCTTGGTGAAAGCGATCGCGAGACGGTGATTCGCGAGCTCTTCCATCCCACCGAAGGCGCGCGGTTCACCTACTGCCGCATGCCCATCGGCGCGAACGACTACGCCACCGAACCCTACAGCCTCGACGAAACCGATGGCGACTTCGCGCTGCAGCACTTCAGCATCGACCATGACCGCGCGACGCTGATTCCCTTTATCCACGCAGCCATAAAGCAGCAGCCAGAGCTGAAGCTGTGGGCTTCGCCATGGACGCCGCCGAGCTGGATGAAGCGCAATCACTTCTACGCCGAAGCGAAGGCCTTTGCGGGCATGAAGGAGAATGGCATTCGCCCGGACCAGCTAGGCCACGATGGCGAAGACATGTTTATCCAGAAGCCGGAGTATTTCAAGGCCTACGCGGAATACTTCGGCAAATTCATCGATGCCTATCGCGCGGAAGGCATCCGCGTCGGCATGGTTATGCCGCAGAACGAGTTCAACTCCGCGCAGAACTTTCCCAGTTGCACGTGGACGCCCGAGGGGCTCGCGCGCTTCATTCGTGAGCTTGGCCCGCAGATGCGGAAACGCGATGTCGACGTCTTCTTTGGGACGCTCGAACGCGGCAACCCGAAGCTGCTTGAGACCGTGATGCTGGACAAGGAAGCGGGCAGCCATATCAAAGGCGTCGGTGTGCAGTGGGCGGGTAAGAACGCGGTCGCGACAATCCACGACGAGTACCCGCAACTCGCGATCTTTCAATCCGAGCAGGAGTGCGGTGACGGAAAGAATAGCTGGAGCTACGCCGGCTACTGCTGGGAGTTGATGAAGCAGTACTTCCGCAGTGGCGCGACCGGCTATATGTACTGGAACATTTCTACCGCGGATGGCGGCGTAAGCACCTGGGGATGGCCGCAGAACTCTCTGATCAGCGTGAATACGGCGGAGAAGACCTTCCGTTTCAACCATGACTTTTACCTGCTGAAGCACCTCACGCATTTCGTTGATGTCGGCGCAAAGATTGCGCGGGCGACGGGGACCTGCGACGACGTGCTCGCGTTCGTCAATCCGGGCGGCACGGCGGTGGCACTCTTGCGCAACGAGCTCTCAGTGCCTCGGCTGGTACAGATTACCGCCGATCACACTACATTTGCGGTGGAACTTCCACCAGACTCCATCAGTACAGTTAAGATGAAGCTGAAGTAAGCACTGCGCCCACTCGGCAGACCGCCGTCGAAAACGATTCATCTTTACTGGAGACTTATGAAGATATTCACTTCCCCGAAGAGCTTGCTCCGCACCGCCGCATCGCTGCTGTTGCTCGGCGCGGGACTGCCTTGCGTTGCTGCCGACGCCCCCGCGAAGTTAAAGCTGCCCGAGCTAAAGTACGAACGCTTTACATTGCCAAACGGCCTCGTCGTGCTGACGCACGAAGACCACCGCCTGCCGCTGGTAGCCGTGGACCTCTGGTACCACGTGGGCCCGCTGAACGAACGCGAGGGCCGCACCGGCTTTGCGCATCTCTTCGAGCACATGATGTTCGAGGGCTCCGAGCACGTCGGCGAGAAGGCACACATCAAGTATGTGCAGGGCGCAGGCGCAACGGACGTCAACGGCACCACGAACTTCGACCGAACCAACTACTTCGAGACCATGCCTGCGAACCAGCTTGAGCTGGCGATGTGGCTCGAAAGCGACCGCATGGGCTTCCTGCTCGAAGGCCTCGACCGCGTGAAGCTGACCAACCAGCGCGACGTTGTCCGCAACGAGCGCAGGCAGCATGAGGGCTCGCCCTACGATCTGGCCGAAGAGGCCGGCTATCATCTCCTCTTCCCCAAGGGACATCCTTACTACGCTTCCGTCATCGGATCGCACGCAGACATCGAAGCCGCGCGCATCGCGGACATCCGCGACTTCCACCAGCACTTCTACACGCCGAACAACGCCAGCATCGCCATCGCTGGAGACTTCAAGCCAGCAGAGTTGAAGGCCCTGCTGATGAAGTACTTTGCCCCCATCCCCGCCGGCCCAAAGGTCGACCCGGTCAACGTCGTGACGCCCGCTATCACCACGCAGAAGCGCGAGACCGTCACCGACACCGTGAAGCTGACGCGGCTCGACTTCTTCTTCCTGCTGCCTGCCGCGTACAAGCCCGGCGATGCGGACGCGCAGTTGCTCAGCCATATTCTCGGCGGAGCAAAGGCCAGCCGTCTCGACCAGGAGTTGGTCTATAAGCGCCAGATCGCGCAGGCTGTCTCCTGCGATGATGATGCGCTGACGTTGACCTCGGTCTTCTCATGCTCCATCACCGTGAAGCCGAATGTGAAGGCCGATGAGATCGAAGCCGCGTTCTGGGAGCAGATCGCGAAGCTGCAGACAGAAGGCCCGACGCAGGATGAGCTCGACTCCGCCCGCACCGTCGACCTGACGCGGAAGATCACCGGTCTGCAGCGCCTCGGCGGATTTGGCGGCATCGCCGACACGCTGAACAGCTATAACCAGATCGCTGGCGACCCTGGCTATCTGCCCAAGGACATCGCCCGCTTCGAGGCCGCAACGACTGCAAGCGTGAAGGGCGTCGCAGCGAAGTATCTAAACAAGAACCAGGCAGTCGTGGTGACCACGGTTCCCGGCAAGAAGGTCGTGGACGATGTGCCGCGCAGCCCGGAGAACACCGACGCCGATGTGAAGCTGGTGAATCCTTATACTCCGGAGTTTGAAAAGGCACAGGAGTGGCGCAAGACCGTACCGAAGCCCGGCCCGGAGCTCGCCTTCCACCTGCCCGTTCCGACTACGTTCACGTTGAAGAACGGCCTGAAGGTCTACCTGATCGAAGACTCGAATCTGCCCGTGGTTGCGGCCACATTGGTCAGCCGCGCCGGTGGCGAGGCAAACCCAACGGACAAGCCTGGGCTGGCATCCTTCACCGCATCGATGCTGGGTGAAGGCACGGAACTCCGCACCTCCACACAGCTTGCCGAAGCCGCCGAGCGCCTTGGAACTCGCGTCGGCGTAGGTGCGGGTATGGACAGCGCCAGCGGCGGCATCAGCGTGCTGAGTAACCATGCCGACGCAGCGCTTGACCTGTTGGCCGATGTCGTCGAGCATCCGGCGTTCCGCCCGCAGGACATCGACCGCCTCCGTAAGCAGCGCCTCATCGGCATCCAGCAGGAGTCGGACAACGTTGGGGCCATTGCCCAGCGCGTAGTTCCGCATGTGCTCTATGGCGATCAGCCTTACGGATTCACCGGCTCGGGAACGACGGCCAGCGTCGAAGGCATCTCGCGCGATGAGCTGAAGGCCTTCTGGGCAGGCCACTATGGTCCGGCTGACTCAGCTTTGATCTTCGCTGGAGACATCAAGGAGCGGGAGGCCCGCGAACTCGCCGAGAAGCACTTCGGCGCGTGGACGGGAGCCGCAACTGGAGCCGTCACACTGCCCCCGCCTCCCGCACCGCCGACGCCTCGCGTCGTCCTTGTCGATAAGCCCGGATCACCGCAGTCTGCCCTACAGGCGGCAGGTCTGGGTGTACCGCGCACATCGCCAGACCTCGAAGCCATCCAGGTGCTGAACTACACGCTGGGGGCAAGCTTCGCGAGCCGCATCAACATGAACCTCCGCGAGGTCCATGGCTATACCTACGGCGCTCGTTCCGGCTTCAGCCTCTACCGCGAAGGCGGCCCCTTCACCGCGGGCGGTCTGGTCAAGACCGACGTCACCGCCGCGGCAGCGAAGGAGCTGGACTTCGAACTGAAGCGCATCCTCACCGTGCCTCCCAGCGACGCCGAGATGAAAAGCGCCAAGGACGCGCTGGTGCAGTCGATTCCGGCGCTCTTCGAGACGACGGCTGCGACAGCGGGCGCGATGTCTTCCATCTTCCTCTACGATCGGCCGCTCGATTACTACTCGAAGCTGCCGGAGCGCTACACGAAGGTCGATCTGGCCGACGTGATCCGCGTGTCGAAGGAGACCATCCATCCCGATCAACTCGTCTACGTCATCGTTGGCGATAAGACGAAGATCGAACAAAGCCTGAAGGACCTGAACCTTGCGCCGATCGAGTACCGGGATGCGCTGGGCAACGTAGTGAAGTAAAGCAGGGGGTAGGGGATAGGGTGTAGAGCAGCACTCCGTTCCCTTCACCCAGCACAGAGAACAAGCAAAGGCCTGAGAGCATCCGCTCCCAGGCCTTTGTTTTGCTACACCCTAAACCCTACACCCTGCGAATCTTTGGGTGCCCCATCCATCGCAGCGTCCGGGGTCCCCGGCGAACGCTCTTTGTTCGCTGGGGTGGCAGAGCGATGGGTGGGACGTAAACCCTAAACCTTACCCAGAACCCGTGCCATCGCCTCACCAATCTCCGCGGGCGACTTCACGACATGAATCCCCGCCGCCTCCATGGCCTTCATCTTCTCCGCAGCCGTGCCCTCGCCACCAGAGATGATGGCTCCCGCGTGGCCCATGCGGCGGCCAGGAGGCGCGGTCTGACCGGCGATAAAGCCTACGACCGGCTTCTTCACATGCTCCGCAATGTACTTCGCCGCAGCCTCTTCGGCGGAGCCGCCAATCTCGCCGATCATGATGATCGCCTCGGTCTCGGGGTCTTCGTTCAGCAGCTTCAGCGCGTCGATATGAGTAGTGCCGATGATGGGATCGCCGCCGATGCCAATGGCCGTCGACTGCCCGATACCACGCGTCGTCAATTGATACACCGCCTCATACGTCAGCGTGCCCGACTTCGAGACGATGCCTACGGAGCCTTCCTTATGAATGCGCCCAGGCATGATGCCGATCTTAGCCTTGCCCGGCGAGATGACGCCGGGGCAGTTGGGCCCGATCAGCGTCGATTTCGAAGACTTCACAATCTCCCACACCTTCACCATGTCGAGCGTCGGGATGCCCTCGGTGATGCAGATGACGAGCGAAATATCACTCGCTGCCGCCTCAAGGATTCCGTCAGCGGCAAACGGTGGAGGAACGAAGATGACCGTGGCGTTTGCGCCGGTCGCGTTCACGGCCTCTTCAACCGTGTTGAAGACGGGCCAGCCTTCGTGGGTGGTGCCACCCTTGCCTGGGGTCACTCCGCCGACGACGATGTCGTAGCCGAACTGCTTGGAGTATTCGGAGCAGCCTTTGGCGTG
This Granulicella aggregans DNA region includes the following protein-coding sequences:
- a CDS encoding glycoside hydrolase family 30 protein — protein: MTTKRWTRRRVLTTSMAAAAMAMGGTATSAIAQMPAPEVLEDERISMVTTTEASAWQKGKVLKPTFQWELLNLNIDSAKTVGRPMEGFGGCFNELGWTSLSALGESDRETVIRELFHPTEGARFTYCRMPIGANDYATEPYSLDETDGDFALQHFSIDHDRATLIPFIHAAIKQQPELKLWASPWTPPSWMKRNHFYAEAKAFAGMKENGIRPDQLGHDGEDMFIQKPEYFKAYAEYFGKFIDAYRAEGIRVGMVMPQNEFNSAQNFPSCTWTPEGLARFIRELGPQMRKRDVDVFFGTLERGNPKLLETVMLDKEAGSHIKGVGVQWAGKNAVATIHDEYPQLAIFQSEQECGDGKNSWSYAGYCWELMKQYFRSGATGYMYWNISTADGGVSTWGWPQNSLISVNTAEKTFRFNHDFYLLKHLTHFVDVGAKIARATGTCDDVLAFVNPGGTAVALLRNELSVPRLVQITADHTTFAVELPPDSISTVKMKLK
- a CDS encoding YcbK family protein; the protein is MPLNLATSIRRLTSAPQILTFAALGVLLVACPAASARSTARHKHPRLHAMKHLLLNVSLPGMGLIPYDDDDVPDGSEDGQKFELKLARQSGEIIDVVYRVGDTYIPEALDQLSSFLHDSHNDEVKDYDPRTFDVLHTILAKLDRSSSMIEILSAYRTQETNDALRASGTTNAAEHSQHIEAKALDIRVPGVPAANLRDAALSLGAGGVGYYPKSQFIHVDTGPVREWTYAPHAHRAAHSRHHRRHA
- a CDS encoding SGNH/GDSL hydrolase family protein, whose protein sequence is MSSVGRVVVGLGLAIALGVGTGHAASPQDHWVGTWATAPLGEANKADGPGSADMTLREIVHVSRGGDRVRVEFTNEFGTDPLTIGAAHAALSAGGSEIKLASANALTFGGKSSITIPPGAMVVSDPADLKLPALSDLAISVFIPAQPLTHVTQHTFADQTNYMAPGNVVGEKTLTAPEIFKQWRFVKGVDVLGAASDGAIVTLGDSITDGAYATENGNARWPDVLARRLQADKKLNGLGVLNQGIGGNRVLRDGYGPSAEARFDRDVMAQAGVKYLIIMEGINDIGNATSPTNPHDPVTTEEMIAGLNQLVERAHIHGIKVIGATLTPYVGAKYQSDAGEKIRLAVNDWIRLNKSLDGLIDFDMVTRDPANPSMFLPVMDHGDHLHPGDAGYKAMGEAVDLKLFGGK
- the ndk gene encoding nucleoside-diphosphate kinase; amino-acid sequence: MSQRTFSIIKPDAVRKGYTAAILAEIEKAGFKIVAIKRISISNAQAEGFYHVHSARPFFGSLTQFMSSGPIFPMVLEKDNAIADLRKLMGATNPANAEEGTIRKKFAGSIEENAIHGSDAEDTAAFEIGYFFAGLELA
- a CDS encoding alpha/beta hydrolase-fold protein, which produces MQINDTPRSQIVFGMTVDGVKPGQPMKLEANAAGYPVRKLADVPEGDYTVQAVLNIYQTFHRADGHTIKLAPDRGEGQHWNIAPGNLYSKPVKLHIGPKGAPIKLTLDQVIPPIKPEPDTKYIRHIKIQSDLLSKFWGTPVYLSAIVLVPEGFDEHPQAHFPLMIFHDHFVDGIEDFRTTPPDPDLKPDYSQRFHLAGYNRIQQQEAYNEYKLWSGPNFPRVLVVKIQHANPYYDDSYAVDSANLGPYGSAIEKELIPAIEKQFRGIGQGWARFVYGGSTGGWESLAVQLFNPDFYNGAFAACPDPVDFHAYMTTDLYSQKNMFYIQGANKQVEQPAMRDYLGHTLISVRDNIAYEAALGDHGRSGEQFDIWQAVYSPVGADGYPQPIFDKETGEIDLKVAAYWKEHFDLNAKLQREWTTIGPKLRGKIHLYVGSDDTYFLNDAVYLMEDFLKTTGTPGVGVPYEGEVLYGPRAEHCWNGDPSLPNAYSRLHYNTMYLPKIMDRIAKTAPAGADVTSWKY
- a CDS encoding SDR family oxidoreductase; the encoded protein is MEKRMTTPAGIAATVVFLLWPMSGHTTGQHVFVDGGYVHLDRASTAG
- a CDS encoding aldose epimerase family protein codes for the protein MTTSIAAHGAVTKASFGKLPDGTAVDKYTLKSPSLEVGLITYGARIVSIKTADKSGKVADVALGYNDIEGYVADNKTYVGSVVGRYGNRIALGKFSLDGKAYTIPTNNNANTLHGGTVGFDKKVWDAKEIPGGVEFTLVSPDGDMGYPGTLTAHVKYTIHGDALHIDYSATTTKDTVLNLTNHTYFNLSGEGSGLILGEYITIDADHYTPVDSGLIPTGELAPVAGTPFDLRKPTEIGKADPDANPQMKLGGGYDHNWVLNGKMGELHLAAKVFDPATGRVLTVTTTEPGVQFYAGTSIPGLFKGKAGVVYVKNAGFCLETQHFPDSPNHPKFPSTELKPGQTMHSTTVFTFTVEK